One Camelina sativa cultivar DH55 chromosome 3, Cs, whole genome shotgun sequence genomic window carries:
- the LOC104777755 gene encoding protein argonaute 1 isoform X4, whose protein sequence is MVRKRRTDAPSEGGEGSGSREAGPVSGGGRGGGQRGGFQQGGGGGQHQGGFQQGGGGGQHQGGRGYNPQYQQGGRGGGGGRGYGQPPQQQQQQYGGPQEYQGRGRGPPHQGGRGGYGGGRGGGPSSGPPQRQSVPELHQATSPTYQAVSSQPTLSEVSPTQVPEPTVLTQQFEQLSVEQGAPSQAIQPIPSSSKAYKFPMRPGKGQSGKRCIVKANHFFAELPDKDLHQYDVTITPEVTSRGVNRAVMKRLVDSYRESHLGKRLPAYDGRKSLYTAGPLPFVSKEFRITLLDEEEGAGGQRREREFKVVIKLAARADLHHLGLFLEGKQADAPQEALQVLDIVLRELPTSRYTPVGRSFYSPDIGRKQSLGDGLESWRGFYQSIRPTQMGLSLNIDMSSTAFIEASPVITFVCDLLNRDISSRPLSDADRVKIKKALRGVKVEVTHRGNMRRKYRISGLTAVATRELTFPVDERNTQKSVVEYFHETYGFRIQHTQLPCLQVGNSNRPNYLPMEVCKIVEGQRYSKRLNERQITALLKVTCQRPIDREKDILRTVQLNNYEKDPYAQEFGIKISTSLASVEARILPPPWLKYHESGREGTCLPQVGQWNMMNKKMINGGTVNNWICINFSRQVQDNLARTFCQELAQMCYVSGMAFNPEPVLPPVSARPEQVEKVLKTRYHDATSKLSQGKEIDLLIVILPDNNGSLYGDLKRICETELGIVSQCCLTKHVFKMSKQYMANVALKINVKVGGRNTVLVDALSRRIPLVSDRPTVIFGADVTHPHPGEDSSPSIAAVVASQDWPEITKYAGLVCAQAHRQELIQDLFKEWKDPQKGVVTGGMIKELLIAFRRSTGHKPLRIIFYRDGVSEGQFYQVLLYELDAIRKACASLEAGYQPPVTFVVVQKRHHTRLFAHNHNDRHSVDRSGNILPGTVVDSKICHPTEFDFYLCSHAGIQGTSRPAHYHVLWDENNFTADGLQSLTNNLCYTYARCTRSVSIVPPAYYAHLAAFRARFYMEPETSDSGSMASGSMARGGGMGGRSTRGPNVNAAVRPLPALKENVKRVMFYC, encoded by the exons ATGGTTAGAAAGAGAAGAACTGATGCTCCATCTGAAGGAGGCGAAGGCTCTGGTTCTCGTGAAGCTGGTCCAGTCTCGGGTGGTGGACGTGGTGGTGGACAGCGAGGTGGTTTCCAGCAGGGAGGTGGAGGAGGACAACACCAAGGTGGTTTCCAGcaaggaggtggaggaggacaACACCAAGGTGGACGGGGTTATAACCCTCAGTATCAACAGGGTGgtcgtggtggtggtggtggtcgtgGATATGGCCAACCAccacaacagcaacaacaacagtatGGTGGTCCACAAGAGTACcagggaagaggaagaggaccTCCTCATCAAGGAGGTCGAGGAGGGTATGGTGGTGGCCGTGGAGGCGGACCTTCTTCTGGACCGCCACAGAGACAATCAGTTCCCGAGCTGCATCAAGCTACCTCACCTACTTATCAAGCGGTGTCTTCTCAGCCTACACTGTCTGAGGTGAGTCCTACCCAGGTGCCCGAACCTACTGTTCTGACTCAGCAATTTGAACAGCTCTCTGTCGAACAAGGAGCTCCCAGTCAAGCAATCCAGCCTATACCTTCTTCTAGCAAGGCTTATAAGTTTCCAATGAGGCCTGGTAAAGGACAGAGTGGAAAACGTTGCATTGTGAAGGCTAACCATTTCTTTGCTGAACTGCCTGACAAGGATTTGCACCAGTATGAT GTTACAATTACTCCAGAAGTTACATCAAGGGGTGTTAATCGTGCTGTGATGAAACGACTTGTTGATTCATATCGTGAATCACACCTTGGAAAGCGTCTTCCTGCCTATGATGGTCGGAAAAGTCTGTACACTGCTGGACCACTTCCGTTTGTCTCTAAAGAGTTCAGAATTACTCTACTTGACGAGGAAGAAGGGGCTGGGGGACAAAG ACGAGAGAGGGAATTCAAAGTGGTGATCAAGCTAGCTGCACGTGCTGATCTGCATCACTTGGGATTGTTTTTAGAGGGGAAACAAGCTGATGCCCCACAAGAAGCTCTGcaggttcttgacattgttcTTCGTGAGCTGCCTACCTCTAG GTATACTCCGGTGGGCCGGTCTTTTTATTCCCCAGATATAGGAAGAAAGCAATCATTGGGCGATGGCTTGGAGAGCTGGCGTGGATTCTACCAAAGCATTCGTCCCACACAGATGGGCTTATCACTCAATATTG ATATGTCATCGACAGCATTCATAGAGGCATCCCCTGTGATTACCTTTGTCTGTGATTTGCTGAACCGGGATATTTCTTCTCGCCCTTTATCTGATGCTGATCGCGTGAAG ATAAAGAAGGCTCTTAGAGGTGTCAAGGTTGAAGTGACTCATCGTGGAAACATGCGTCGGAAGTACCGTATTTCTGGCTTGACTGCTGTGGCCACTCGGGAATTGAC ATTCCCAGTAGATGAAAGAAATACTCAGAAATCTGTTGTAGAATACTTCCACGAAACATATGGCTTTCGCATTCAGCACACTCAATTACCATGCTTACAAGTTGGGAATTCTAACAGGCCAAATTACTTACCAATGGAG GTATGCAAGATTGTTGAAGGCCAACGATATTCGAAAAGATTGAATGAAAGACAGATCACTGCTTTGCTTAAGGTGACCTGTCAACGCCCCATAGACCGAGAAAAAGATATCTTGCGG ACGGTACAACTCAACAATTATGAGAAAGATCCCTATGCTCAGGAGTTTGGCATCAAAATAAGTACGTCTCTGGCTTCTGTTGAGGCTCGTATACTGCCTCCTCCATGG CTTAAGTATCACGAGTCTGGAAGAGAAGGAACTTGTTTGCCTCAAGTTGGTCAATGGAATATGATGAATAAG AAAATGATCAATGGTGGAACAGTGAATAATTGGATCTGCATCAACTTTTCTAGGCAAGTGCAGGATAATCTAGCACGTACGTTTTGTCAGGAACTTGCTCAAATGTGCTACGTATCTGGCATG GCATTTAATCCGGAACCAGTCCTTCCACCAGTCAGTGCTCGTCCTGAGCAAGTGGAGAAGGTCTTGAAGACTAG ATATCATGATGCCACATCCAAACTCTCTCAAGGAAAAGAAATTGATCTGCTTATTGTCATTCTGCCCGACAATAACGGATCATTATATG GTGATTTGAAACGCATATGTGAGACCGAACTGGGCATTGTCTCTCAATGCTGTCTGACGAAACATGTCTTTAAGATGAGCAAACAATACATGGCCAATGTTGCGTTGAAGATTAATGTGAAGGTTGGAGGAAGGAATACAGTGCTTGTTGATGCTTTATCAAGGCGGATTCCTCTAGTCAGTGATCGCCCCACCGTCATATTTGGGGCTGATGTTACGCATCCTCACCCTGGAGAGGATTCAAGCCCGTCTATTGCTGCT GTTGTTGCATCCCAGGATTGGCCTGAAATTACCAAATATGCTGGATTGGTCTGCGCTCAGGCACATAGGCAGGAGCTCATTCAGGATCTGTTCAAAGAGTGGAAGGATCCTCAAAAAGGGGTAGTGACTGGTGGCATGATAAA GGAGTTGCTCATAGCCTTCCGTAGATCAACTGGGCATAAACCGCTACGGATCATCTTCTACAG GGATGGTGTCAGTGAGGGACAATTTTACCAAGTTTTGCTCTATGAACTTGATGCTATCCGCAAG GCATGTGCTTCGCTGGAAGCAGGTTATCAGCCACCAGTGACGTTTGTGGTGGTGCAAAAGCGCCATCACACGAGGCTGTTTGCTCACAACCACAATGATCGTCATTCGGTGGACAGAAGTGGAAATATATTACCTG gCACTGTTGTGGACTCTAAAATATGTCACCCTACAGAGTTCGACTTTTACCTATGCAGTCATGCTGGTATTCAG GGCACTTCTCGACCTGCTCATTATCACGTTCTTTGGGATGAGAACAACTTTACTGCAGATGGACTTCAATCTCTGACCAATAACTTATGTTACAC GTATGCAAGATGCACACGCTCGGTTTCAATTG TGCCGCCTGCATATTATGCACATCTAGCAGCATTTAGGGCTCGATTCTACATGGAGCCAGAGACATCAGACAGTGGGTCGATGGCTAGCGGGAGCATGGCACGTGGAGGTGGAATGGGAGGTAGAAGCACACGTGGGCCTAATGTCAATGCTGCAGTGAGGCCACTCCCAGCACTGAAAGAGAATGTGAAGCGTGTTATGTTCTACTGCTGA